Proteins found in one Takifugu rubripes chromosome 17, fTakRub1.2, whole genome shotgun sequence genomic segment:
- the dctd gene encoding deoxycytidylate deaminase isoform X1 has translation MEEDKEAVSAHLNGVSTGKREDYLEWPEYFMAVAFLSAQRSKDPSSQVGACIVNQEKKIVGIGYNGMPNGCDDDLLPWCRSAEDHLDTKYPYVCHAEMNAIMNKNSADVKGCAMYVALFPCNECAKLIIQAGLKEVIYLSDKYHNTPGMIASRKLLDLAGIQYRQFVPKRTQIVIDFNSINKFGKLNNTTE, from the exons ATGGAAGAAGATAAAGAAGCGGTGTCTGCACATTTAAACGG cgtcTCTACCGGGAAAAGAGAAGACTACCTGGAGTGGCCCGAATACTTCATGGCTGTAGCCTTCCTGTCTGCACAAAGGAGTAAAGATCCAAGTTCACAG GTGGGAGCATGTATCGTGAACCAAGAGAAAAAAATAGTCGGTATTGGTTATAATGGTATGCCGAATGGCTGCGATGACGACCTGTTGCCTTGGTGCCGTTCCGCCGAAGACCATCTCGACACCAAATATCCTTATG TGTGTCACGCTGAGATGAACGCCATCATGAACAAGAACAGTGCCGACGTGAAAGGCTGCGCCATGTACGTGGCTTTGTTCCCCTGCAACGAGTGCGCCAAGCTCATCATCCAGGCAG GTCTGAAAGAGGTGATCTACCTCTCCGATAAGTACCACAACACCCCAGGAATGATCGCTTCCAGAAAGTTGCTTGACTTGGCTGGGATTCAGTACAG GCAGTTTGTGCCCAAGAGGACCCAGATCGTGATTGATTTTAACTCCATCAACAAATTTGGAAAACTGAACAACACTACAGAGTAA
- the dctd gene encoding deoxycytidylate deaminase isoform X2 yields the protein MVTFLVCVSTGKREDYLEWPEYFMAVAFLSAQRSKDPSSQVGACIVNQEKKIVGIGYNGMPNGCDDDLLPWCRSAEDHLDTKYPYVCHAEMNAIMNKNSADVKGCAMYVALFPCNECAKLIIQAGLKEVIYLSDKYHNTPGMIASRKLLDLAGIQYRQFVPKRTQIVIDFNSINKFGKLNNTTE from the exons ATGGTGACGTTCTTAGTGTG cgtcTCTACCGGGAAAAGAGAAGACTACCTGGAGTGGCCCGAATACTTCATGGCTGTAGCCTTCCTGTCTGCACAAAGGAGTAAAGATCCAAGTTCACAG GTGGGAGCATGTATCGTGAACCAAGAGAAAAAAATAGTCGGTATTGGTTATAATGGTATGCCGAATGGCTGCGATGACGACCTGTTGCCTTGGTGCCGTTCCGCCGAAGACCATCTCGACACCAAATATCCTTATG TGTGTCACGCTGAGATGAACGCCATCATGAACAAGAACAGTGCCGACGTGAAAGGCTGCGCCATGTACGTGGCTTTGTTCCCCTGCAACGAGTGCGCCAAGCTCATCATCCAGGCAG GTCTGAAAGAGGTGATCTACCTCTCCGATAAGTACCACAACACCCCAGGAATGATCGCTTCCAGAAAGTTGCTTGACTTGGCTGGGATTCAGTACAG GCAGTTTGTGCCCAAGAGGACCCAGATCGTGATTGATTTTAACTCCATCAACAAATTTGGAAAACTGAACAACACTACAGAGTAA
- the cisd2 gene encoding CDGSH iron-sulfur domain-containing protein 2 — protein sequence MVLETISRIIKVQLPAYLKRIPLPETIGGFARLTVSEWLRLLPLLGILALLGYLTIRPFLPKKKKQRDCLINLKIQKENPKVVNEIDIEDLNSTNVCYCRCWRSKTFPVCDKSHLKHNELTGDNVGPLILKKKIL from the exons ATGGTTTTGGAAACTATTTCCAGGATAATAAAAGTCCAGCTTCCAGCTTATCTGAAGAGGATTCCGCTTCCGGAAACCATCGGTGGATTTGCAAGGCTAACAG TGTCCGAGTGGCTCCGGCTGCTGCCGCTCCTGGGTATCCTGGCTCTGCTGGGCTATTTGACCATTCGGCCGTTCCtgccgaagaagaagaagcagcggGACTGCCTGATTAACCTGAAGATTCAGAAAGAGAACCCCAAAGTGGTGAACGAGATCGACATCGAGGACCTGAACAGCACCAACGTGTGCTACTGTCGCTGCTGGCGCTCCAAAACC TTTCCTGTTTGTGATAAGTCTCACTTAAAGCACAATGAGCTGACTGGGGACAACGTGGGACCGCTCATTCTCAAGAAGAAGATATTGTAA